A window of the Cryptosporidium parvum Iowa II chromosome 7, whole genome shotgun sequence genome harbors these coding sequences:
- a CDS encoding calcium/calmodulin-dependent protein kinase with a kinase domain and 2 calmodulin-like EF hands, with product IRQGHIVNNNKMEKNRGKTRTPVSRQGSKPASGLRSAQNLHSSERKGVSIGFDKLRDGVTSSIENTPVRQTSSRKVDQNSSCNRKCQSTESYRTRTKLESSERDKAMCFSPAFKLKFSHNAFVSLGSLLELQKKYHLKGAIGQGSYGVVRVAIENQTRAIRAIKIMNKNKIRQINPKDVERIKTEVRLMKKLHHPNIARLYEVYEDEQYICLVMELCHGGHLLDKLNVFIDDSTGKCAMDVVKTQICPCPECNEEAINGSIHGFRESLDFVQREKLISNIMRQIFSALHYLHNQGICHRDIKPENFLFSTNKSFEIKLVDFGLSKEFYKLNNGEYYGMTTKAGTPYFVAPEVLNTTNESYGPKCDAWSAGVLLHLLLMGAVPFPGVNDADTISQVLNKKLCFENPNYNVLSPLARDLLSNLLNRNVDERFDAMRALQHPWISQFSDKIYKMSPIAGIEAHESHSSRRNIFGATEHSPVQISMLKSLRRYYVSPLLKKIALTVIARYCPDKWIENLRNVFYKLDTRQIGKINLYDLRVATQQLVAQQKLKVPQHHIDLLLDAVDSDGNGEIDYIEFVAAVISPKLSCRKDVLTMAFKMLDQDEDGLISTRDIKKLVSSEKIRLSSATVLEAEEDSILEDLNVEVTKVIGKGNENVTGISFQAFEKLLNTSYDKVCRCYHGPREGETKGRLPVCGEDSMDTWYDDLLSCNTENENLTQLFAGSEPRRLQKNSLYVCRRTGFRDLLALSQGAGQKDKFQVEMNRKRSLGNHQEREAYSTKGAKDEGQSSGEMNREYGLGIVGFIGNGLGVRMGGNTKNPSKVLLCDS from the coding sequence ATACGACAAGGCCATatagttaataataataaaatggAAAAGAACCGAGGAAAGACTCGAACACCTGTCAGTCGTCAAGGCTCTAAGCCTGCAAGTGGGCTTAGGAGTGCTCAGAATCTTCATAGCAGTGAACGGAAAGGAGTATCAATAGGATTTGATAAACTCAGGGATGGAGTTACAAGTTCAATAGAAAACACTCCAGTTAGACAAACTTCAAGCAGAAAAGTTGACCAAAATAGTAGCTGTAATCGAAAGTGTCAGAGCACCGAAAGTTATAGAACAAGGACTAAACTTGAGAGCTCTGAGAGAGATAAGGCTATGTGTTTTTCACCAGCTTTCAAATTGAAGTTCAGTCACAATGCATTTGTTTCTTTAGGCTCATTATTGGAGTTACAAAAAAAGTACCATCTTAAAGGAGCAATTGGTCAAGGTTCCTATGGAGTGGTCAGAGTCGCAATCGAAAATCAGACGAGAGCAATCCGAGCAATCAAgataatgaataaaaaCAAGATTAGGCAAATTAATCCAAAGGATGTGGAGAGGATTAAGACAGAGGTTCGACTAATGAAGAAGTTGCACCATCCAAATATTGCTCGTCTTTATGAAGTTTATGAAGATGAACAATATATATGTTTAGTTATGGAGCTTTGCCATGGTGGTCATTTGTTGGACAAGCTTAATGTTTTCATTGACGATTCTACAGGGAAGTGCGCAATGGATGTAGTAAAAACTCAAATATGTCCCTGCCCAGAATGCAATGAGGAGGCAATCAATGGATCCATTCATGGATTTAGAGAATCTCTAGATTTTGTTCAGAGAGAAAAActtatttccaatataaTGCGCCAGATTTTTAGTGCTcttcattatcttcatAATCAAGGAATTTGCCATAGAGATATTAAACCTGAAAACTTTTTGTTTTCAACCAATAAGAGCTTTGAGATAAAACTTGTGGACTTTGGCCTTTCTAAGGAGTTTTATAAATTGAACAATGGAGAGTATTATGGGATGACTACCAAAGCCGGAACACCTTATTTTGTTGCTCCTGAAGTTCTTAATACCACAAATGAATCTTATGGTCCTAAGTGTGATGCTTGGAGTGCAGGCGTGCTGCTCCACTTATTACTAATGGGTGCAGTGCCTTTCCCGGGAGTAAATGATGCAGACACTATTTCACAggtattaaataaaaaacttTGCTTCGAGAATCCAAACTACAATGTTCTTTCTCCTCTTGCAAGAGATTTACTTTCAAATTTGTTAAATCGAAATGTAGACGAAAGATTTGATGCTATGAGAGCTTTACAACACCCATGGATAAGCCAGTTTTCGgataaaatttataaaatgaGTCCTATCGCTGGAATTGAAGCTCATGAATCACATTCTTCCAGGAGAAACATCTTTGGGGCTACTGAGCACAGCCCTGTTCAGATTTCAATGCTTAAATCATTAAGGAGATATTATGTCTCTCCTTTACTAAAAAAGATTGCATTGACTGTCATTGCAAGGTATTGCCCAGATAAATGGATAGAAAACCTAAGGAATgtattttataaattagATACTAGACAAATTGGCAAGATTAATCTTTATGATTTGCGTGTTGCAACTCAGCAGCTGGTAGCTCAACAAAAGCTTAAAGTTCCTCAACATCATATAGATCTTCTCTTGGATGCAGTAGACAGCGATGGAAATGGAGAAATCGACTATATTGAGTTCGTTGCTGCTGTAATATCTCCGAAACTGTCTTGCAGGAAGGATGTGCTTACTATGGCTTTCAAAATGTTGGATCAGGATGAAGATGGGCTTATTTCTACAAGAGATATCAAAAAACTAGTCAGTAGTGAAAAAATTCGACTAAGCTCCGCAACAGTACTAGAAGCTGAGGAGGACAGTATTTTGGAAGATCTTAATGTTGAAGTAACCAAAGTTATAGGAAAAGGAAATGAAAATGTCACAGGAATTTCATTCCAAGCATTTGAAAAACTACTTAATACAAGCTATGATAAGGTTTGCAGATGTTACCACGGCCCAAGAGAAGGGGAGACCAAAGGAAGACTTCCTGTTTGTGGAGAAGACAGTATGGATACTTGGTATGATGACTTACTCTCTTGCAATACCGAAAATGAAAATCTAACACAGCTTTTTGCAGGAAGTGAACCAAGGAGGcttcaaaaaaattctcTTTATGTTTGCAGACGCACAGGATTTAGAGATTTATTAGCTTTGAGTCAGGGAGCAGGACAAAAGGATAAATTTCAAGTAGAAATGAACAGAAAGAGGAGTCTGGGAAATCACCAGGAAAGAGAAGCGTATAGTACAAAGGGAGCTAAAGATGAAGGGCAAAGTAGCGGTGAAATGAATAGAGAATACGGCTTGGGTATTGTGGGGTTCATTGGGAATGGATTAGGGGTAAGAATGGGAGGAAATACAAAGAACCCTTCTAAAGTTCTGTTATGTGACAGTTAA
- a CDS encoding Hat1-like acetyltransferase (histone acetyltransferase-like) — protein sequence MDDINPNKRVKLNEEPNSQLSIPIKIDNVLNKILLHPCETLNDFIENKVGSYAPYYAHHFFHNEEIALLDGYNTLIHIYFSCNWFDVYVEVDLTAIKSKSKEHIELSEEDKNYYIENIIKQLKTIPLEGGFCSKEEFMERLKIPLLWVPGTSAGIFKAGLRDEGIEEVDLRKIDLSETENLTSCLNKESNSSKPHPDVKNFQILHRRIEWFLHWYIESASSIDQEDRWAVWLPTVKREQSLIILGLITTYLFFSIPKSRIRISQVLIFPQYQGKGLGCSFLDIIYSFAIKDEDIMEITVEDPALSMMQLRDILTIEILLRNHVIKKDSLKPLKTDELLKILQNPNGSVNILKDVAMTCFPSQTWEEVKEKIHKYTKESPRQIARLLVLISFFRYLPNPLPKIESNIEDEIRGFRVRKGKLKII from the coding sequence ATGGATGATATAAACCCTAATAAACGAGTAAAGCTCAACGAAGAGCCTAACTCACAGCTATCCATTCCaattaaaattgataatgtattgaataaaattttaCTTCATCCATGTGAGACATTGAACGactttattgaaaataaagtagGATCTTATGCTCCATATTATGctcatcatttttttcacaATGAGGAAATTGCGTTGCTAGATGGTTATAATACGCTAATTCACATTTATTTCTCTTGCAATTGGTTTGATGTATATGTGGAAGTAGATTTAACTGCAATAAAAAGCAAGTCTAAAGAGCATATTGAGTTAAGTGAGGAGGACAAGAACTACtatatagaaaatattattaaacaGTTAAAAACCATTCCTCTCGAGGGTGGATTTTGTTccaaagaagaatttatgGAAAGATTGAAGATTCCATTATTATGGGTTCCTGGAACATCAGCAGGCATATTTAAGGCAGGGCTTCGAGATGAAGGGATTGAGGAAGTGgatttaagaaaaatagATTTATCTGAAACCGAAAATCTGACTTCTTGCCTAAATAAGGAATCCAATAGTTCTAAGCCTCATCCTGATGTTAAAAACTTTCAAATTCTACACAGGAGAATTGAGTGGTTCCTCCATTGGTATATTGAATCCGCTTCTTCTATTGATCAAGAAGATAGGTGGGCAGTTTGGCTCCCTACTGTCAAAAGAGAACAATCACTTATCATTTTAGGTTTAATTACtacatatttatttttttcaattccCAAATCTAGAATTAGAATTTCTCAAGTTTTGATATTTCCTCAGTACCAAGGAAAAGGTTTAGGTTGTTCATTTCTGGATATTATTTATAGCTTTGCAATAAAAGACGAAGATATAATGGAAATTACTGTAGAAGATCCAGCCCTTTCAATGATGCAACTTCGTGATATATTAACTATTGAAATTTTGCTAAGAAATCATGTAATTAAAAAGGATTCTTTAAAACCATTAAAAACTGACGaacttttaaaaattcttcaaaatccAAATGGATCAGTAAATATTCTAAAAGATGTGGCAATGACATGTTTTCCTTCTCAAACTTGGGAAGAagttaaagaaaagattcaTAAGTATACAAAAGAGTCGCCAAGACAAATTGCAAGATTACttgtattaatatcattctTTAGATATTTACCAAATCCATTACCCAAGATTGAATCcaatattgaagatgagATCAGGGGTTTCAGAGTAAGAAAAGGTAAgttgaaaattatttga
- a CDS encoding integral membrane protein with 6 transmembrane domains and possible ring domain, with the protein MGVGVLRLTVSWCLLSDVVIRIVHIIGLLSRGISLVMLISYAIIGIPDLEIPLALITGAVIFQVLFASLSSSLRCPWVILRFLFIDIWIGLLLFQIFLRISSESKYYREISKDHFTWETSSQFHGNLTSIAEKFQQIPSWWVVFWPCWFWCGVIFSFSTVFCVLGVADRMLAIFGVFLGCLSTTILITCLDLADFLNDTIYLKENKYAVSYHVYEQNSHIRLWHICIICTQTMIAVMSAVISQGLIQESDEGFSLSSTDDHFITSNIKQFKKMISPYKIGSEVILTKMGTGVFHKIENQSNNTLSQGYSDSKELLSCEAISTHTLSTVNSPTSTNSLSPILSHTPKSKRESFSDSNCTLTPYDDNHEQVCIICCDNNCESVFLPCGHGGLCSNCALREFYRVSYFFNTIF; encoded by the coding sequence ATGGGGGTTGGAGTATTAAGACTAACAGTTTCTTGGTGTTTGTTAAGTGATGTTGTAATTCGAATTGTACACATTATTGGGCTATTATCACGTGGTATTTCTTTGGTAATGTTAATAAGTTATGCAATAATCGGAATTCCAGACTTAGAGATTCCTTTGGCTTTGATTACTGGTGCAGTTATCTTCCAAGTATTATTTGCAAGCCTATCAAGCTCATTAAGATGCCCATGGGTGATATTACGATTTCTCTTTATTGATATTTGGATTGgattattactatttcaaatttttctgAGAATTTCATCAGAAAGCAAGTATTATCGCGAAATATCAAAAGACCATTTTACTTGGGAAACTTCATCTCAATTTCATGGAAATCTCACGAGTATTGCCGAGAAATTTCAGCAAATTCCGTCTTGGTGGGTTGTTTTTTGGCCTTGTTGGTTTTGGTGTGGAGTCATATTCTCCTTTTCGACGGTTTTTTGTGTTCTTGGGGTAGCTGACAGAATGCTAGCTATATTTGGAGTTTTTCTTGGTTGCTTATCTACAACTATACTCATAACTTGCTTAGATCTAGCAGATTTTCTCAATGATACTATTTATCTTAAAGAAAACAAGTATGCTGTAAGTTACCACGTATATGAGCAGAACTCACATATCAGGTTATGGcatatttgtattatctGCACTCAGACAATGATTGCAGTAATGTCTGCTGTTATTTCGCAAGGATTGATTCAGGAATCTGATGAAGGTTTCTCTTTAAGTTCCACAGATGATCATTTCATTACATCTAATATAAAgcaatttaaaaaaatgatttctCCATATAAGATAGGATCTGAAGTTATTCTTACAAAAATGGGTACTGGCGTTTTTcataaaatagaaaatcaGAGTAATAATACATTATCTCAAGGTTATTCAGATTCTAAAGAATTGCTAAGCTGTGAAGCAATTTCAACGCATACATTATCTACTGTAAATTCTCCCACAAGCACTAATTCTCTTTCACCTATATTGTCTCATACCCCAAAATCAAAAAGGGAATCTTTTTCAGATTCAAATTGCACGCTAACTCCATATGATGATAATCACGAACAAGTATGCATTATCTGTTGTGATAATAATTGTGAATCAGTATTTCTTCCATGTGGACATGGTGGATTATGCAGTAACTGCGCTCTAAGAGAGTTCTATAGGgtaagttatttttttaacacaattttctaa
- a CDS encoding XPA1 binding protein-like GTpase (transcripts identified by EST): MTLFGQVLIGPPGSGKTTFVHGMHQMCTALNRPNIIVNLDPANENVPYIPDVDVRDLINFENVMNEHKLGPNGALVYCMEYLQVNIDWLIDGIRAKRKNSSYILIDIPGQVELYTHNYVLREILSVLAKDLDTRLTAVHLIDSTLLSSPTNYISALLVSLSAQMSIELPYLNVFSKIDLLEHFKDDLPFKLEYFSQLEDLNQLLTFWKHESNMGDHPLFLKYKGFQSELVDLVEDSSIMQFIPVDINDKDSVLQILQLIDKSNG, encoded by the coding sequence ATGACACTCTTTGGTCAGGTATTAATCGGACCTCCTGGTTCAGGTAAAACAACTTTTGTCCATGGAATGCACCAGATGTGTACTGCACTTAATAGgccaaatattattgtcAACCTGGATCCTGCAAACGAAAATGTCCCTTATATTCCTGATGTAGACGTGCGAGATCTGATAAACTTTGAAAATGTTATGAACGAGCATAAACTCGGCCCTAATGGAGCTCTGGTTTATTGTATGGAATATTTGCAAGTTAATATTGATTGGCTGATTGATGGAATACGAGccaaaagaaagaattctTCATATATTCTAATAGATATTCCTGGTCAAGTTGAGCTTTATACTCACAACTATGTTTTAAGAGAAATCCTTTCAGTATTGGCAAAAGACCTTGATACTCGTCTAACTGCAGTACACCTGATTGACAGCACACTTCTATCATCTCCaacaaattatatttcaGCATTGTTAGTCTCTCTCTCTGCTCAAATGTCTATAGAGCTTCCATATTTGAATGTTTTCTCCAAAATTGATCTTTTGGAACATTTTAAGGATGATTTACCATTCaaattggaatatttcTCTCAGTTAGAGGATTTAAATCAACTTTTGACATTCTGGAAGCACGAGTCGAATATGGGTGATCATCCAttatttctcaaatatAAGGGATTTCAAAGTGAGCTTGTAGATTTAGTTGAGGATTCCAGTATTATGCAATTTATTCCAGTAGATATCAATGACAAGGACTCAGTTTTGCAAATTTTGCAACTAATCGACAAATCTAATGGGtaa
- a CDS encoding high affinity sulfate transporter-related, with the protein MDENNKKIINDTETKHKSGLTKEWDEFLTLYQHRNEEINNDFKLHNRFHRRSKSGWRSFLSIIIKSIRSFFQNESLIGIKYLKQVKWTWSNVICDFFCGLAEAALSIPQGLSYSSLANVVPSMGLCNGILQPIIYLFIGSSLYISIGVNSVESIVAGTAIDTLIGNRAPLDVRSEVCSVVIFFHGISCCLLRIFGLAHFVDFLSDSVLQGFLSGVACSIIIKELPFMLAIEPPSTNCVPIKAFFLLLDKLSNTNWHATIFSISTIFFLEAILWVKNIFKTNFPFPSQLVVIIMANVASAFASPDIPIIGKIPKSSLLIPNNIIWTQPPGTLPQPSGISSLPFFARAWIAALPLTFISFFTHYSAAQSMEIRAHKLPETPKESESNLKEMNVQNEKDGARLINDRKQNIERNINTVSTSFQFSGQVISETKTSPETDQRKCTQSSLEISKGDLDSVDNLNSSLSPSSFQSLASPTSSKSSSIIWDKERRVSLSIRFDSKSSIPNPITTINSKPHSHDSENEDCQGFMLNTNSSSNVSETLHKFSFENSSLDENNVEKIKETEAIIKNYQPSKKKHIEPRSLFSVGTEILVLGVINIVGAFFNCLPGAASLARTNLNFTLGVKSPLHNIAYSMGVLLVAMFLLEYIRFLPEAVLGAIISQAMIRMVNIKYFIKLLKMRSIDSIFWMIAFIGTVTAGITYGIIFALTSSVIYLIKFLYRPKFEILGKLPGTLIFKSLDKFPQAVQLPYVRIARFEGPLTFINAERFVKNLEEMVEVWLDEDLRISNKNYQEDSIDEYLTKSQYFPNFTNSINFGERIPTIIQDLNENHVERIIIIDACMINEIDYSALQVLQRFNNKTKKLNIQLWFASFSHPNSSFLLRSGFYDIIPLVHCFVDLSEAVAAAQICIGQRYSNSI; encoded by the coding sequence ATGGATGAgaataataagaaaataataaatgatacAGAGACTAAACATAAGAGTGGCTTAACAAAAGAGTGGGATGAATTCCTCACGCTTTATCAACATAGGAATGaggaaattaataatgactTTAAGCTTCACAACAGATTTCACAGAAGAAGTAAAAGTGGTTGGAGAAGttttttatcaattattatcaaatccATTCGTTCATTTTTCCAGAATGAATCTTTAATTGGAATAAAATATCTAAAGCAAGTAAAATGGACCTGGTCAAATGTAATTTGCGATTTTTTTTGTGGTCTTGCAGAGGCAGCGCTTTCTATTCCGCAGGGTCTCTCATACTCTTCTTTAGCTAATGTAGTTCCATCTATGGGTCTCTGTAATGGAATTTTACAACCAATTATCTATTTATTCATTGGGTCTTCTCTATATATCTCTATTGGGGTAAATTCTGTGGAATCTATCGTTGCAGGCACAGCGATTGACACTCTAATAGGGAACCGAGCCCCTCTTGATGTTAGATCAGAAGTTTGTTCTGTGGTCATTTTCTTCCATGGAATTTCCTGCTGTCTTTTAAGAATTTTTGGATTGGCTCACTTTGTTGACTTTCTATCAGATTCTGTATTACAAGGATTTCTTTCAGGAGTCGCATGCTCGATTATTATAAAGGAACTCCCTTTTATGCTTGCAATTGAGCCTCCAAGCACTAACTGTGTTCCGATTAAAGcatttttcttattattgGATAAGCTGTCAAATACCAACTGGCATGCTACTATTTTCTCTATTTCTACTATATTTTTTCTGGAAGCTATTTTGTGGGTCAAAAACATTTTCAAGACAAACTTCCCATTCCCTTCTCAGTTggtagtaataataatggcAAACGTTGCAAGTGCTTTTGCTTCTCCTGATATTCCCATCATTGGCAAAATTCCCAAATCTAGCCTTCTCATTCctaataatatcatttgGACTCAACCCCCAGGTACGCTTCCCCAGCCAAGTGGAATCAGCTCTCTTCCATTTTTTGCAAGGGCATGGATAGCTGCTCTTCCTCTTACCttcatttcattttttacCCATTACTCTGCTGCTCAAAGCATGGAGATTAGAGCTCATAAATTGCCAGAAACACCTAAAGAAAGTGAATCTAATTTGAAGGAAATGAATGTccaaaatgaaaaagatgGAGCCAGGCTCATAAATGATAGAAAGCAAAATATagaaagaaatataaatactGTCTCAACGTCATTTCAGTTTTCGGGGCAAGTAATATCAGAAACAAAGACTAGCCCGGAAACAGATCAAAGAAAATGCACACAATCTTCTTTGGAGATTTCAAAGGGAGATTTAGATTCAGTAGATAATTTGAATTCGAGTCTTTCTCCGTCCTCCTTCCAGTCGCTAGCTTCGCCAACCTCTTCTAAATCTTCCTCTATTATTTGGGATAAAGAGCGAAGGGTCTCTTTAAGCATTAGGtttgattcaaaatcatCTATTCCAAACCCAATAACTACAATAAATAGCAAACCCCACTCACATGACTCGGAGAATGAAGACTGCCAGGGCTTTATGCTTAATACTAATAGCTCAAGCAATGTTTCAGAAACACTTCACAAGTTTTCCTTTGAAAACTCATCTTTGGACGAGAACAATgtagaaaaaataaaggagACTGAggcaataataaaaaactATCAACcttcaaagaaaaaacatATTGAGCCTAGATCTCTTTTTTCAGTAGGAACAGAAATACTTGTTCTTGGAgttataaatattgttgGGGCTTTCTTCAATTGTCTTCCTGGCGCAGCATCTCTAGCAAGgacaaatttgaattttacTCTTGGAGTCAAATCCCCCCTTCATAACATTGCATATTCAATGGGAGTTCTTTTGGTTGCAATGTTTCTACTTGAATATATAAGGTTTTTACCTGAGGCAGTATTAGGAGCGATCATTTCTCAAGCAATGATAAGGATGGTCAACATCAAATACTTCATAAAACTCCTGAAAATGAGGAGCATTGATTCCATTTTCTGGATGATAGCATTTATTGGGACAGTTACTGCAGGAATAACATatggaattatttttgCCCTAACTTCTTCAGTTATTTATCtcataaaatttttatacAGGcccaaatttgaaattttagGTAAATTACCAGgtactttaatatttaaaagtttGGACAAATTTCCTCAAGCTGTTCAGCTTCCATATGTTCGTATTGCAAGATTCGAAGGTCCTTTAACATTTATTAATGCTGAAAGGTTTGTTAAAAACCTTGAAGAAATGGTCGAGGTTTGGTTGGACGAAGATTTAAGGATTTCAAACAAGAACTACCAAGAAGATTCAATTGATGAGTATCTAACTAAGAGTCAATATTTCCCTAACTTTACAAATTCCATTAATTTTGGAGAGAGAATTCCTACAATTATACAAGATCTTAATGAAAATCATGtagaaagaataataataatagacGCCTGCAtgattaatgaaattgacTATTCTGCGCTTCAGGTCCTACAAAGATTCAACAACAAGACAAAGAAACTTAATATACAACTTTGGTTTGCTTCATTTTCTCATCCAAACTCTAGTTTTCTACTCAGATCTGGATTCTATGATATTATTCCTCTTGTTCATTGCTTTGTAGACTTATCAGAAGCTGTTGCTGCTGCACAAATATGCATTGGCCAAAGATATTCAAATAGTATATAA